In the genome of Candidatus Poribacteria bacterium, one region contains:
- a CDS encoding formylglycine-generating enzyme family protein, with amino-acid sequence MKVWATKNSRRSIIASMNIFYPSRNSHFRSVACGLFLLLLSIGMSFGVSAQDTEHLIFVSAGTFTMGSDTRAADEKPMHKVYLNAYYISKYEVTNAEYYEFWKQQLEIASPEQTPQHTPENFTHLPQIGDWPARAEQFPNHPVVGVSWHDANAYAAWKGMRLPTEAEWEKAARGYSNRTWPWGNALEPYANTAANDDGYQNRLAPVGSFPKGKSYYGVMDMAGNVWEWTADWYSDVYYWHTSQAATKRPKQNPTGPAVGSWRVIRGGSWIDTITRCSTTFRFYLYPNLKTSFVGFRLAKSTF; translated from the coding sequence ATGAAGGTATGGGCAACCAAAAACTCGCGCAGGAGCATCATCGCATCTATGAATATCTTTTATCCAAGCAGAAATAGCCATTTCCGCAGTGTCGCATGCGGTTTATTCCTCCTGCTTCTCAGCATTGGTATGAGTTTTGGCGTATCGGCGCAGGATACAGAGCATCTCATATTCGTCTCCGCAGGCACCTTTACGATGGGAAGCGATACCCGTGCTGCCGATGAAAAACCGATGCACAAAGTCTATCTCAATGCCTACTACATCAGTAAATATGAGGTCACAAACGCCGAGTACTACGAATTTTGGAAACAGCAATTAGAGATAGCTTCTCCTGAACAAACACCCCAACACACTCCAGAGAACTTCACGCATCTTCCGCAGATCGGCGATTGGCCCGCACGCGCAGAACAGTTTCCGAATCACCCAGTGGTCGGTGTGTCCTGGCACGATGCCAACGCTTATGCCGCGTGGAAAGGTATGCGACTCCCGACAGAGGCGGAATGGGAGAAAGCAGCGCGTGGTTACAGCAATAGAACATGGCCCTGGGGCAATGCCCTTGAACCCTACGCGAACACAGCGGCAAATGACGACGGTTATCAGAACCGCCTCGCACCTGTCGGCAGTTTCCCGAAAGGCAAAAGTTACTACGGCGTAATGGATATGGCTGGAAACGTCTGGGAATGGACAGCCGACTGGTACAGCGATGTCTACTATTGGCATACCTCACAAGCTGCCACGAAACGTCCGAAACAGAATCCAACAGGACCGGCAGTTGGAAGCTGGCGTGTCATCCGTGGAGGTTCATGGATTGATACCATCACCCGATGCAGCACTACATTTCGGTTTTATCTCTATCCTAATCTGAAAACCTCCTTTGTGGGTTTCCGATTGGCAAAATCCACTTTTTAA
- a CDS encoding tetratricopeptide repeat protein, translated as MKSLKKRRSKNTHLNEPQGIIRKLMILILLWFCSPLSGIADENLSDHSRYVQHVEQAFLLMFQGDNLRAISEFEAALVIEPDHYEILHYLGMAHAQEEFWNKATESYQRSLALMPDNIEALYSLGVAYFRLDRWADAVLPLQRVIELSPQHARGHEMLGKSLVKRRQYAEAVPILTKALSLTSHAANLYYELGIAHLNLKAYPEAIKNFKLAIAHGPTGYAEPHHGLGTAYFRSGDREKSRVEMQIYQRLQKEFAEYERLTRLTRAEPNNLEAWTELATLLMNQKNFAKAVSVFQKCIELAPNNAHFYHGLSRAFMSLNYPKHAAEAARKAVQLMPNQAILYNTLGSTYAMQGESQKALRAFRKAVELDSDEPYYHLNLSRLYEGMGNQKLAQEHHRIYEYLLSKQK; from the coding sequence ATGAAATCACTGAAGAAACGCCGAAGCAAAAACACTCATCTCAACGAACCGCAAGGTATAATTAGAAAATTGATGATTCTAATTCTCCTCTGGTTCTGTTCGCCATTGTCTGGAATCGCTGACGAGAACCTCAGCGACCACAGCAGATACGTCCAACACGTAGAGCAAGCCTTCCTCCTCATGTTTCAAGGCGACAACCTCCGAGCTATCTCTGAGTTTGAAGCCGCCCTTGTAATTGAACCCGACCACTACGAAATCCTACACTACCTCGGCATGGCGCACGCCCAAGAAGAATTCTGGAACAAAGCCACCGAAAGTTACCAACGCTCCTTAGCACTGATGCCTGATAACATCGAAGCACTCTACTCACTCGGTGTTGCCTATTTCAGACTTGATCGGTGGGCAGACGCGGTGCTCCCCCTCCAACGGGTTATAGAACTTTCCCCGCAACACGCACGCGGGCACGAAATGCTCGGGAAATCCCTCGTAAAACGCCGTCAATATGCTGAAGCCGTTCCGATCCTGACAAAGGCACTCTCGCTGACCTCACACGCCGCCAATCTCTATTATGAACTCGGCATCGCACACCTGAATTTAAAAGCATATCCCGAAGCGATAAAGAACTTCAAACTGGCAATAGCGCATGGTCCAACAGGTTATGCTGAGCCACACCACGGACTCGGCACGGCGTATTTTCGATCAGGCGACCGGGAGAAAAGTAGAGTGGAAATGCAAATCTATCAGCGACTTCAAAAGGAATTCGCTGAATACGAACGCCTCACCCGTCTCACGCGCGCCGAGCCGAATAACCTTGAGGCATGGACGGAATTAGCCACACTTCTCATGAACCAAAAGAACTTTGCCAAGGCGGTCTCCGTCTTTCAGAAATGCATTGAACTCGCTCCCAATAACGCCCACTTTTACCATGGGCTGAGTCGTGCTTTCATGAGCCTCAATTATCCTAAGCACGCCGCAGAAGCCGCCAGAAAAGCCGTCCAACTCATGCCGAACCAAGCGATTCTCTACAACACCCTCGGTAGCACTTACGCGATGCAAGGCGAATCGCAAAAGGCACTGCGTGCATTCCGAAAAGCGGTCGAACTTGATAGCGACGAGCCTTATTATCACCTCAACCTTTCAAGACTCTATGAAGGTATGGGCAACCAAAAACTCGCGCAGGAGCATCATCGCATCTATGAATATCTTTTATCCAAGCAGAAATAG
- a CDS encoding CRTAC1 family protein, giving the protein MGSGTVFFDYDTDGDPDLYFVNSGSVPQGTPQAFGNVLYRNEGDGRFTDVTETSGAGDTGYGMAASAADIDNDGDPDLYVANFGQDKLYRNNGDGTFTDLTEAAGIDNTLWSIAAVYLDFDVDGDLDIFVVNYLVYDLSMPVSTYKGIVGYGHPRSYEGTPDVLYRNNGDGTFTNIAETAGVTNPVEGRGMAAVAWDYDQDGFPDIYVANDTNRNFLYHNNGDGTFTDESIFIGVGYDDRGVAEGSMGVDAADYNGDGWLDLIVANSEKATLYKNEEGFFFADATADSGLEQPTLPFVGFSPLFLDYDNDGHLDMFCANGHPQDVIEILGDNETYAQRDQIFQNNGDGTYTDISASAGTYFSDPLVGRAAATADYDNDGDPDIVIMNSDQRAVLLRNDGGNLKNWVSLKLIGTQSNRDGIGAKVSVTAGNMTLIREVKSGSSYASGSDTRLLFGLGEHRHVEKVNIVWQSGTIQKLRDLPINQILTIVESEE; this is encoded by the coding sequence ATGGGGTCGGGGACGGTCTTCTTCGATTACGATACTGACGGGGATCCCGACCTCTATTTCGTTAACAGTGGGAGCGTTCCTCAAGGAACCCCACAAGCGTTCGGGAACGTCCTCTATCGAAACGAAGGCGATGGACGTTTCACGGATGTTACCGAAACCTCAGGCGCAGGAGACACAGGATATGGGATGGCGGCATCTGCAGCGGATATCGACAACGACGGCGATCCCGACCTCTATGTCGCCAACTTCGGACAGGATAAACTCTACCGAAACAATGGCGACGGCACCTTTACCGACCTCACCGAAGCCGCCGGTATTGATAACACCCTCTGGAGTATCGCTGCGGTCTACCTCGATTTCGATGTAGATGGCGACTTGGACATCTTCGTCGTCAATTATCTGGTGTATGACTTGTCAATGCCGGTGTCTACCTACAAAGGCATTGTCGGTTACGGGCACCCGCGTAGCTACGAAGGAACCCCCGATGTCCTCTACCGAAATAACGGCGACGGCACCTTCACGAATATTGCCGAAACAGCAGGTGTGACGAATCCCGTCGAAGGAAGAGGTATGGCAGCGGTCGCTTGGGATTACGATCAAGACGGATTTCCGGATATCTATGTCGCTAACGATACGAATAGAAACTTTCTGTATCATAACAACGGCGACGGCACTTTCACGGACGAAAGCATCTTCATCGGTGTCGGTTACGACGACAGAGGGGTCGCTGAAGGGTCTATGGGGGTGGACGCTGCAGACTACAACGGCGATGGATGGCTGGATCTGATCGTTGCGAATTCGGAGAAGGCAACCCTCTATAAAAACGAGGAAGGGTTCTTCTTTGCTGATGCAACTGCGGACAGTGGATTGGAACAACCGACACTTCCGTTTGTCGGTTTTAGTCCACTCTTTCTGGATTACGATAACGATGGACATCTCGATATGTTCTGTGCAAACGGACACCCACAAGATGTTATTGAGATATTGGGGGACAATGAAACATACGCCCAACGCGACCAGATATTTCAAAATAACGGCGATGGCACTTATACCGACATCTCTGCATCCGCGGGAACTTACTTTTCGGACCCCCTTGTTGGCAGAGCCGCCGCGACTGCTGACTATGACAACGACGGCGACCCCGATATTGTTATTATGAATTCCGATCAGCGTGCCGTGCTACTGCGGAATGACGGCGGAAATCTGAAAAATTGGGTGAGCCTTAAACTGATCGGAACGCAAAGCAATCGCGACGGGATCGGTGCGAAGGTCAGCGTCACGGCAGGAAACATGACGCTGATACGGGAAGTAAAGAGCGGTTCAAGCTACGCCTCAGGAAGCGATACACGCTTACTGTTCGGCTTAGGAGAGCATCGGCATGTCGAGAAAGTGAACATCGTCTGGCAAAGCGGAACCATACAAAAACTGCGAGACCTCCCCATCAACCAGATTCTGACAATTGTGGAATCAGAAGAGTAG